CGCGCGCGGGACCCCCGGGCAGCGCGTGCAGCAGGCAGAAGACCACGACCGTGACGATCAGGATCACGGCGAGGGCCTGAAGAAGCCGACGGACGAGATAGAGGGCTGTGTCCACTAGCCGATCCACTTCCACTGCGCCGGGTGGAAGTTGGCCAGCGAGTCCTGGGAGAAGCCGCCGAGCCCGTTCTTGACGACGGAGATCTGGTAGTCCGGCTCGGGCAGCCAGATGACGGGCAGGTCCTTGGCGAGGGCCGCGCTGTAGCCCTGGATGGCCTGGTTCGAACTCGACGTCGTGGAGGCGGAGACGAGCTTGTCGACGTCCGCGTTCGAGTAGTTGCCGAAGTTGGAACCGCCGCCGGTCTGGAACAGCGAGTCACCGGTCGGGAAGGCGTTGAAGTACCAGCTGCCCGCCGTGCCGAAGAAACTCAGCTGCCACTTGCAGATCGACTGCCCGGACGTGCACTGCGGGGTCTGCGAGAGCACCGAGTTGACCGGAGCGGTCTTGATGGAGAACTTGATGCCGGTCTTCGCGAGCGAGGACTGGATCGCGCTCATCATGTTGTCGGTGACCGCGGAGCCGGACTGCGAGAGCACCTGCATCTCGAACTTCGTGCCCTTGGCGACGCCTTCACCGCACTTCGCCGGCTCGGAGCAGGTCATGACCCCGCCCTGCTCGGTCCAACCGTGGCTGGTCAGCAGGGACTTGGCGGTGTCGTTCGAGAAGGGGTACGGGTTGTCCTTCTGCACCGGCGACAGGAAGTCCGAGGCCTGTCCCTGCGGGATGGGACCGTAGCCGGGTACCGCCGTCCCGTTGAAGACGACCTTCGCGAGACTTGCCTGGTCGATGGAGTGCTGGATGGCCTGACGGGCGTAGAGCTGCTTGAACACGGCGCCCATCGCCGGGTTGTTGAAGTTGTACGGCATGTAGGTGATCGCCCAGCCCGACCACGGCTCCACCTTGAAGCCCTGCGCGGTGAAGCTGTCCTTCTGGTCGAGGTCGGTCGCCTCGATGTAGCCGTAGTCGACGCTGCCCGAGCGCAGGGCGTTCTTCTCGGCGTCGGTGGTGGTGAACGGGAGCAGGTTCACCGTGGGGATGTTCGCCTTCTCGCCGCCGTCGTACTTCTTGTTGGCGGTGAGGACCACCTTGCCGGCGGTGGAGAAGGACTTGACGGAGTACGGGCCGCTGGTGGTCTTCCACAGCGGGTTCGAGGCGTACCCGGAGATGTTCTTCGCCGCGTCGTTGAGGTACGTCCAGGCCTGCTTGGCATCCCGGCCGCCGGCCCAGGCGTGCTGCGGGAGCGGGTTGATGGAGTTCAGCTCGTTGGCGAGCATCCACTGCGGGTTGTAGGCCCTGTCGAAGGTGATCGTGAAGTGCCGGGCGTCGACCGTCTTGAAGGACGTCCAGTTGTCCGGCGCCTTGCCGGGGTTGTAGCCCGCCCACTCGGACTTGTTCGCCTTGATGAGGTCGAACCAGAACTTCACGTCCGCCGAGGTGATCGGCTTCCCGTCGCTCCAGTGCCGGTCGCCCAGGGTGATCGTCACGCTCTTGTTGTCCGCGGCGAACTCGGCGTCCGTGGCGACCGAACCGGCCTTGTTCCAGCCGATCTTGCCGGTCGAGCCGTCGTAGGCGATGAGCGGCTCCCACAGCGTGTTCGCGATGGAGATGTTGTTGGTGTTGAGGTGCGCCGCGGTGCCGATCGGCAGGATCCAGTTCGGGGTGAAGTTCGCGGGCAGCGCGTAGTTGATCGTGTCGTGCGCGGACGACGACGTGCCGCTCGACCCCGAACAGGCGGTGAGCAGCAGGGTGCCCGCGCTGAGGGCGGCGGCACCGGCGAGGAGTCTCGAGCGGGCAGGGGGCATGGCGTGCTCCTGGGACCAGGGAGATGGAAGCGGGGGTGGGGCAAGTGAACGCCCCCTCCGTTGGAAGAAATAGGCTTGCCGCTGTAAAAAGCCTGTTTCTGCTGTTCTGGAAAAAGCACGGAGAGGGTTTTCGGGCCTACGCTCGACGCCTGGGCCGTCGAATTCGGGAGTAACTTCGACCATGCTTGAAAAAAGTCCGCCACCGCATCGACGGCACGGCTCCGGCTTCTCCTCGCTGGCCGAGGGCGTCCTCGAACTCCTCGCCTCCGGGCAGGCGTCGACCCGTACGGAACTCGCCGCTCTGCTCGGCGCCGCGCCCTCGACCGTGTCCTTCGCGGTCGGACAGTTGCTGGCGCACGGCCTGGTCGCCGAGGAAGGCACCCGGTCCTCCACCGGCGGGCGGCCGCGCAAGGTGCTGCGGCTCGGCGGCAGCGACGGATACGCGGTCGCGGCCGACCTCGGCGGAAAGCACGCGCATGTCGGGGTCGTGCACCCCGGGGGCGGCCTCACCGACGTGTCGACCGTGCCGTTCGCCACGGCGGACGGGCCCGAGGCCGCGCTGCCCGGCCTGGCGGACACGCTCCAGACGCTCATCGACCGGCACGGCCGGGAGAAGCTGCGGGGCGTCGGTCTGTGCCTGCCGGGCCCGGTCGACGTGGATCCCGGCCTCGTCACCCTTCCGGCGCGCATGCCCGGCTGGAACCGCTTCCCCGTACGGGACTGGTTCGAGGAGCGCTTCGCCGTCCCGGTGGCCGTCGAGAACGACGCCAACTGCATGGCCGTGGGCGAGCACAGTGTCCGGCCCGTCGAGCACCGGCAGTCGATCATGGTGAAGGTGGGCTCCGGGATCGGGGCGGGCGTCATCGCGGACGGGCGGCTGTACCGGGGCGCGACCGGAGGGGCCGGGGAGATCACCCACGTCCGCGTCGAGGCCGCCCAGGACACCCCGTGCTCCTGCGGCAACACGGGCTGCCTGGAGACGGTCGCCTCCGGCGCGGCACTGGTCAGGATCCTGCGGGAACGGGGCCTGCCGGTGGCGAGCACCGAGGACGTCGTACGCCTCGCTCTCGACGCCGACCCCGAAGCGACCCGCGCGGTCCGCCAGGCCGGCCGCTACCTCGGCCAGGTCCTCGCCGCCAACGTCAACTTCTTCAACCCCGACGCCGTGTACCTGGGCGGCATCCTCTCCACGCTGGAGCCGTTCGTCGCGGCCGTGCGAAGCCAGCTGTACGAAGGCTGCCATCCGCTGGTGACCCAGCACCTGGTGATCGAGCGGACGTCGTTGGGCGCCGATGCCGGCTTGGCGGGGGCGGGCCAGTTCGCGCTGCAGCGGGCACTGGCGCAGGCGATGCAGACGGTCACCGGCGGCTTGTAGGGGCCCGACCAGCCACGACGAACTCGCAGACAACAACGGACCTGGAGCAACCGTGCCTTCATCCCGCCCCGTAATTGCCATCGCAGGCCTCGGCATCGAATCCTCGACGTTCTCCCCAGCCCGCACCGAAGCCCCCGCCTTCCACCCCCGACGCGGCGACGACATCCTCACCCGCTACCCCTTCCTCGCCCCGGGTCAGCGACTGCGCCAGGCCGCCACCTGGCGAGGCGCCCTCGTCGGCACATCGCTGCCCGGCGGCACGGTGACGGCCCGCGCCTACGCCGACCTCACCGCCGAACTCCTGGACAGGCTGAAGGAGATCGGCCCCATCGACGGCCTCTGGTACGACATCCACGGCGCGATGACCGTGGAGGGCGTGGACGACGCGGAAGCCGAACTCCTGCGCCGCATAAGGGAGATCACCGGTCCCGAAACGATCATCTCGGCCTCCATGGACCTGCACGGCAACGTCTCGCGGGAACTCGCCCACCGCACCGACCTGATCACCTGTTACCGCATGGCCCCGCACGAGGACGCGACGGAGACGAAGGAGCGGGCCGCCCGCAACCTCGTGAACCACCTCACGAGCGGCGCTCCCCGCCCGGTCAAGGCCTGGATCCCGGTCCCCGTACTCCTGGCAGGCGAGCAGACCTCCACCCGGATCGAGCCGGCGAAGAGCGTCTACGCCGCCGTGGCGGAGGTGGAGGGGACCGACGGAGTGACGGACGCGGCGATCTGGGTCGGCTACGCGTGGGCGGACGAGCCCCGCAACCGGGCCGCGATCGTCGTCACGGGCTCCTCCGCGGACGCGGTGACGACCGGTGCCGAACGGCTCGCCCGCGGCTTCTGGAAGGCCCGCCACGACTTCGACTTCGTCGCCCCGACCGGCACGCTCGAGGAGTGTCTGGACACGGCGCTGGCCTCGCGGAAGCGGCCGTACTTCATCAGCGACACCGGTGACAACCCGACAGCGGGCGGCGCCGGTGACGTCACATGGGGGCTCCAACAGGTATTGGCCCGCCCGGAGTTCCAGGAGCCCTCGGGCCCGGTGGTCATCTACGCCTCGCTCCCGGGCCCGGCCGCCGTCGACACGGCCGTGCAGGCCGGCGTCGGGGCCACGGTCACCGTGACCGCCGGTGCCGAGGTCGACGACCGTCACGCGGGCCCGCTCACCCTGACCGGTGTGGTCCACGCGATCCGGCACGGTGACCAGCACGCGGTGACCGAGGCGGTGCTGCGGGTGGGAAGCGTGTATGTGATCCTGACGCGCCTGAGAAAGCCGTACCACTGTGAACACGACTTCACCGACCTGGAGTTGGCGCCGCGCGAGGCGGACCTCGTCCTCGTCAAGATCGGGTATCTGGAGCCCGAGCTGTTCGCGATGGCCGCCGACTGGAAGATGGCCCTCACCCCGGGCGGCGTCGACCAGGACCTGCCGCGCCTCGGCCACCGGCGTATCCGCCGGCCGATGTTCCCCTTCGACCGCGAGATGCCCGACCCGGACCTCAGAGCTCGGCTGATCCCGTCCTCGGACGAGGAGTTGACCGGTCCGGACGAGTGAGCTGCCGCTACTCGACGGCCGCGGCGATCAGCAGGTCCAGGAGGGCGATCAGCACGTCCCGGGACGACTCGCGTCGCCGCGCATCGCACAACACCACCGGGACGCCCTCCGGGAGGGCGAGGGACTCCCTGATGTCCTCGGCCGGGTACGGGTGCCGGCCCTCGAAGCCGTTCACGGCGACGACGAAGGGGATGCGCCGGTGTTCGAAGAAGTCCACCGCGGCGAAGCTCGACTCCGGGCGCCGGACGTCGATGAGGACGACCGCGCCCAGGGCGCCGACGGCGAGGTCGTTCCACATGAACCAGAACCGCTGCTGGCCCGGGGTGCCGAAGAGATAGAGCACGAGTTCGTCACTGATGGTGATCCGGCCGAAGTCCATGGCCACGGTGGTGGCCCGCTTCTGCTCGATCCCGGCGAGGTCGTCGACGCCCAGGCCCGCGACGGTGAGGGGTTCTTCCGTGCGCAGCGGGGCGATCTCGCTGACCGACCCGACCATGGTGGTCTTGCCGACTCCGAAGCCCCCGGCGATGAGGATCTTGACGGTGTCGGGTGCGGTGGGAGTACCGGCTGTCTCGGTGGCGAGCGGGTCAGAGCCGACCAAGGCCTTCCCTCACTTTCTGCAACAGGTCCAGGTCCGGGGTGCGGGGCGAGACGGGACGTGGCGGGTGCGCGGTGATGAGGCCCGCCTCCAGCAGATCGCAGAGCATGATCACGACCACGCTGACCGGGAGGTCGAGCAGCGCGGCCAGCTCCGCCACGGCGACGGGGCGGACGCACCGGCGCAGGATGCGGGTCTGCTCGGCCTGCGGGCGCGGGGCGAGTTCCGGTGGCGGATCCACCGCGGTCACCGTGGTGATGAGGGTGAAATCGGCACGGCTGGGCCGCGTCCTTCCGCCGGTCAGGGCGAACGGTCGCACCAGTCTGGCCGCCGCGTCGCTGTCGGTCACCTCACCCGCCGGTGGGGCCGATGCCGGCCCGTGGTGCCGCGCTGAGGTGCTCGCCGATCTTCTTCACCAGCATGTTCATCTGGTACGCCACGACACCGACGTCGGCGTTCGGTCCGGTGAGCACGACGAGGTGGGCGCCGGGCCCCGCGGAGGTGAGGATCAGGAAACTGTTGGCCATCTCGATGAGGGCCTGGCGCACCGGGCCGCCCCGGAAGTCCATGCTGACGCCCTTGCTCAGGCTCATCAGACCGGACGCGGTCGCCGCCAGCCGCTCGGCGTCGTCGCGCAGGAACCCGGTGGACTTGCTGACGACCAGCCCGTCCTCCGAGAGCACGACAGCCTGCGTCACGTCGGCGACCCGCTCCACGAGTCCGGTCAGCAGCTGGTCCAGCTGGGTGTGCGTGGCGGGGGTGGGGCGTGTCATGGCGTGTCCTTCATGAGCGATCGGTACGGGGACTACGAGCGGCGACGGCCGCGTCCTGCGGGGCACCGGTGGGTACGGCCTCGGCGGGGGCCGTTTCTTCGGGGGTGCCGGGCGGGGGGGCGTCGGCGGGGGGGTGCTGGGCGGCGTCCGGGGTCTTTGGGGTGGCGGGGTGGTGGTTGTGGTCGGCGGGGGCCGTTTTTTCGGGGCTACCACGCAGGGGGTCGTCGGCGGGAGCGTCCTTGGCGGCGTCCGGGTTGCCGGAAGCACTGGGCAGACTGTTCCGGTCGGTGGGGGGTGTTTCCCCGGCGGGGCCAGAGTTCGCCCGAGCGCCGGGAAATCCGTCCACGGGGGTGCCGAGCGGGTCGGTCCCGGTCCTGGTCGTGTTCTCCAGGGTGTCGAGGACCTCGTCCTCGTCCCGGGCGCGGAGCGTCCCGAGCTGGAATCCGGCGAGCGAGGAGGCCGCGCGGTCCGCGGTGAACTCCTCGGCGTCCTCCTGCTCGCCGACGACCGGGGCGTCCTCCCTCAGCTCGACAGCCAGACTGGTCTGCGGCACCCGCCGGGGGAGAGGCGCGAGCCCGTCCGGGCGGGCGGCGCCCACCGGACGCGACGCACTCATGGATCCCGACGAACTCGCCGGGGCTGCCGCGCCTCGTGCGCCGGCCGCGGCCGCGGAAGTTCCCGCGGAGGTGGGTCCTGGTGTGTTCGCCGGGGCGGCAGCGTCTTGTGCACCAGCCCCGGCCGCCGAAGCTCTCGCGTCCCGGGCCCTCGACACGCCGGCCGGGTCTCCCGGGCCTGTGGCGGCCGAGGCACGGGTCGGGTCTTCCGCGTCCGCGGCTCCCGTTGGTCGAACGGGGTCTCCCGCGTCCGTCGACCCCGTCGTACGAGCCGAACCTCTCGCGTCCCTGGCCCTCGACACGCCGGTCGGGTCTCCCGGGCCCGTGGTGGCCGAGGCACCGGTCGAGCCTCCGGCGTCCGCCGCCCCCGGTGCAGGAGCCCGGTCTCCCGCTTCTGCGGGCCCCGACGCACCGGTTGGGTCTCCCGCGCCTGCGGCTCCCGGAACCCGAGCAGGGTCTGCCGCGTCCGCCGACCCCGGTGCGTCAACTGGGTCTCCCGCTTCTGCGGGCCCCGACGCGCCGGTCGGGTCTCCCGCTTCAGCCGGCCCCGAAGCACCGGCCGGGTCACCCGCGCCCGCCGCCCCCGGTGCACCAGCCAGGTCTCCCGCCTTCGCCGCCCCCGTCGCGCGTGCTGTGCTCGCCGGCCCCCTTGCATCCGACCCAAGCCCCGTACGTGCCAGGGGCCTGGCGTTCCCGGAGTCCCTCGGTCGGTCTCCGTCGGACGGACTCTCCGCATGGCCCGGCCCCGCCATGGCCCCGACACCGGCCCAGGCCCCCGAAGCGGCTGGAGCGACGGCTCGGACCAGGTTCTCCGGCTCGCTCTCCTCCCGTACGACGATCTCGTGCGGGATCAGCACGATCGCCGTCGTTCCGCCGTACGGCGAGGACCGCAGCGTCACCTGGACGCCGTGGCGGTTGGCGAGGCGGGCGATGACGAACATGCCCAGGCGGAGGTCGTCGGCGAGGGCGACGACGTCGAACTTGGGGGCTTCGGCCAAGTGGGCGTTGAGGGAGGCGTACTCATCCTCCGACATACCAAGGCCCCGGTCCTCGACCTCGACGGCAAGGCCCTTGGCGACCATCCCCGCCCGTACCGAGACGAGACTCGGCGCGGGGGAGTACAGCGTGGCGTTCTCGATGAGCTCGGCCAGGAGGTGGATCACGTCCGCGACCGCGGGCGGGGCCAGACAGACCTCCTCCTCCGTGTGCACCTCCACCCGCTGGTACTCGGCGACCTCACCCACCGCACTGCGCAGGATGTCGATCAGCGCGACCGGCTCGGTCCAGCTGCGCCGCGGCTGCCCGCCGCTGATGATGACCAGGTTCTCCTCGTACCGCCGCAACTGGCTGGCCGTGGAGTCCAGTTCGTACAGCCCCGACAGCACGTCCGGGTCCTGGTGCTCGCGCTCCAGCGTGTCCAGCCGGCTGAGCTGGAGGTTGACCAGGTTCTGGCTCTGCCGCGCGATCCCGAGGATCACCTTCTGGAATCCACGCCGGGTGTCGGCGAGTTCGACGGCGGTCACCACGGCCGTACGCTGCGCCGCGTTGAACGCCTTGGCCACCTGCCCCAGTTCGTCCGAGCCGTAGTCCAACTCCGGTGCGGCCCGGTCCACATCGACTTTCTCGCCCCGGTCCAGCCGTGCGACCACGTCCGGCAGCCGCTCCTGGGCCAGGCTCAGTGTGGCCTCCCGCAGGCCGCGCAGCCGCCGGGACAGCGAACGGGTGATCCGCCAGGACATGACGAGGCACAGCAGCAGCGCGATGAGCCCGCCGGCACTGAGCGAGGCCGCCGTCAGCAGCTGCTCGTGCGCCTTGTCCGCGCTGCGGGAGAGCAGCCCGGACGTCTGCTGCCGGATCAGCGCGGTGTAGCGGACGGACACCTTGTCCATCGCCGGCGTCCA
This portion of the Streptomyces canus genome encodes:
- a CDS encoding peptide ABC transporter substrate-binding protein, which encodes MPPARSRLLAGAAALSAGTLLLTACSGSSGTSSSAHDTINYALPANFTPNWILPIGTAAHLNTNNISIANTLWEPLIAYDGSTGKIGWNKAGSVATDAEFAADNKSVTITLGDRHWSDGKPITSADVKFWFDLIKANKSEWAGYNPGKAPDNWTSFKTVDARHFTITFDRAYNPQWMLANELNSINPLPQHAWAGGRDAKQAWTYLNDAAKNISGYASNPLWKTTSGPYSVKSFSTAGKVVLTANKKYDGGEKANIPTVNLLPFTTTDAEKNALRSGSVDYGYIEATDLDQKDSFTAQGFKVEPWSGWAITYMPYNFNNPAMGAVFKQLYARQAIQHSIDQASLAKVVFNGTAVPGYGPIPQGQASDFLSPVQKDNPYPFSNDTAKSLLTSHGWTEQGGVMTCSEPAKCGEGVAKGTKFEMQVLSQSGSAVTDNMMSAIQSSLAKTGIKFSIKTAPVNSVLSQTPQCTSGQSICKWQLSFFGTAGSWYFNAFPTGDSLFQTGGGSNFGNYSNADVDKLVSASTTSSSNQAIQGYSAALAKDLPVIWLPEPDYQISVVKNGLGGFSQDSLANFHPAQWKWIG
- a CDS encoding ROK family transcriptional regulator — encoded protein: MLEKSPPPHRRHGSGFSSLAEGVLELLASGQASTRTELAALLGAAPSTVSFAVGQLLAHGLVAEEGTRSSTGGRPRKVLRLGGSDGYAVAADLGGKHAHVGVVHPGGGLTDVSTVPFATADGPEAALPGLADTLQTLIDRHGREKLRGVGLCLPGPVDVDPGLVTLPARMPGWNRFPVRDWFEERFAVPVAVENDANCMAVGEHSVRPVEHRQSIMVKVGSGIGAGVIADGRLYRGATGGAGEITHVRVEAAQDTPCSCGNTGCLETVASGAALVRILRERGLPVASTEDVVRLALDADPEATRAVRQAGRYLGQVLAANVNFFNPDAVYLGGILSTLEPFVAAVRSQLYEGCHPLVTQHLVIERTSLGADAGLAGAGQFALQRALAQAMQTVTGGL
- a CDS encoding M81 family metallopeptidase produces the protein MPSSRPVIAIAGLGIESSTFSPARTEAPAFHPRRGDDILTRYPFLAPGQRLRQAATWRGALVGTSLPGGTVTARAYADLTAELLDRLKEIGPIDGLWYDIHGAMTVEGVDDAEAELLRRIREITGPETIISASMDLHGNVSRELAHRTDLITCYRMAPHEDATETKERAARNLVNHLTSGAPRPVKAWIPVPVLLAGEQTSTRIEPAKSVYAAVAEVEGTDGVTDAAIWVGYAWADEPRNRAAIVVTGSSADAVTTGAERLARGFWKARHDFDFVAPTGTLEECLDTALASRKRPYFISDTGDNPTAGGAGDVTWGLQQVLARPEFQEPSGPVVIYASLPGPAAVDTAVQAGVGATVTVTAGAEVDDRHAGPLTLTGVVHAIRHGDQHAVTEAVLRVGSVYVILTRLRKPYHCEHDFTDLELAPREADLVLVKIGYLEPELFAMAADWKMALTPGGVDQDLPRLGHRRIRRPMFPFDREMPDPDLRARLIPSSDEELTGPDE
- a CDS encoding GTP-binding protein, translating into MVGSDPLATETAGTPTAPDTVKILIAGGFGVGKTTMVGSVSEIAPLRTEEPLTVAGLGVDDLAGIEQKRATTVAMDFGRITISDELVLYLFGTPGQQRFWFMWNDLAVGALGAVVLIDVRRPESSFAAVDFFEHRRIPFVVAVNGFEGRHPYPAEDIRESLALPEGVPVVLCDARRRESSRDVLIALLDLLIAAAVE
- a CDS encoding DUF742 domain-containing protein, which gives rise to MTDSDAAARLVRPFALTGGRTRPSRADFTLITTVTAVDPPPELAPRPQAEQTRILRRCVRPVAVAELAALLDLPVSVVVIMLCDLLEAGLITAHPPRPVSPRTPDLDLLQKVREGLGRL
- a CDS encoding roadblock/LC7 domain-containing protein, with the protein product MTRPTPATHTQLDQLLTGLVERVADVTQAVVLSEDGLVVSKSTGFLRDDAERLAATASGLMSLSKGVSMDFRGGPVRQALIEMANSFLILTSAGPGAHLVVLTGPNADVGVVAYQMNMLVKKIGEHLSAAPRAGIGPTGG